The proteins below come from a single Candidatus Poribacteria bacterium genomic window:
- the serS gene encoding serine--tRNA ligase, giving the protein MIDLKFIRENTEDVRRMLADRQTEAELNRLVELDTRWRENLTHTQSLKAHQNQVSQQIAERKKAKLDATETIAEMRELSQKIKELTAENNDTKTEIDAILLTIPNMPEASTPVGTSEDDNLEIKTWGESPSFDFELKPHWEIAEALDIVDFQRGAKVAGSNFVLFKGLGARLERALIQFMLDLHTTQHGYTEISPPFLANRPTMTGTGQLPKFEADMYRCDRDDENPDTDLFLIPTAEVPVTNLFAGEILSAEDLPIYYTAYTPCFRREAGAYGKDTRGLQRIHQFDKVEMVKFTTPETSYAEHESLLANAESVLQALGLSYRVVQHCTVELGFAAAKCYDIEVWAPARQRFLEVSSCSNFEAFQARRANIRYRPEAGAKPEFIHTLNASGTALPRVVIALLETYQNPDGTVRVPAVLQPYMGGLTQIG; this is encoded by the coding sequence GTGATTGACCTTAAATTTATTCGCGAAAATACCGAAGATGTCCGCCGGATGTTAGCAGATCGTCAGACTGAAGCGGAACTGAACCGGTTGGTAGAATTGGACACACGCTGGCGTGAGAACTTAACCCATACACAATCTCTCAAAGCACACCAGAATCAGGTATCACAACAAATCGCTGAGCGTAAAAAGGCAAAATTGGATGCGACAGAGACTATCGCGGAGATGCGGGAACTCTCACAAAAAATCAAGGAACTCACCGCCGAAAATAACGACACAAAAACCGAGATAGACGCTATTCTGTTGACAATCCCGAATATGCCGGAGGCAAGCACACCTGTCGGGACCAGTGAAGACGATAACCTCGAAATCAAGACCTGGGGTGAATCACCGAGTTTCGATTTTGAACTGAAACCGCATTGGGAAATCGCGGAAGCGTTGGACATCGTCGATTTTCAACGCGGTGCGAAGGTCGCGGGAAGCAACTTTGTGCTATTCAAAGGCTTGGGAGCACGGTTGGAGCGTGCGTTGATTCAGTTTATGCTCGATTTGCACACGACCCAGCACGGCTACACCGAAATCTCACCGCCATTTCTCGCTAACCGTCCGACGATGACAGGAACAGGACAACTCCCTAAATTCGAGGCGGATATGTACCGCTGCGACAGAGATGACGAGAATCCTGACACCGATCTGTTTCTGATTCCAACGGCTGAAGTTCCAGTAACGAACCTTTTCGCCGGCGAGATTCTCTCCGCTGAAGATTTACCTATCTACTATACTGCCTATACACCGTGTTTTCGGCGTGAGGCAGGTGCTTACGGTAAAGACACACGAGGTCTACAACGCATTCATCAATTTGATAAAGTGGAGATGGTAAAGTTCACCACGCCTGAAACTTCCTACGCGGAACATGAATCGCTATTGGCAAATGCTGAGAGCGTTTTGCAGGCACTCGGTTTGTCTTATCGCGTTGTGCAACATTGCACGGTGGAACTCGGTTTCGCCGCTGCGAAATGCTACGATATTGAGGTTTGGGCACCTGCTCGGCAGCGGTTCTTAGAGGTCTCTTCTTGTAGTAACTTCGAGGCGTTCCAAGCGCGTCGTGCAAATATCCGTTATCGTCCAGAAGCGGGTGCGAAACCGGAGTTCATTCACACGCTGAACGCGTCCGGTACAGCATTGCCGCGTGTGGTCATTGCACTCTTGGAGACATATCAGAATCCAGATGGCACAGTCCGCGTACCTGCAGTGCTGCAACCGTACATGGGAGGCCTAACGCAAATTGGGTGA
- the bioB gene encoding biotin synthase BioB → MKTEFYQDLTAISLSGELLSEATCEKLLTASEIELLPLLDAAYQVRKTHFQNEVQLHILNNAQNGYCPEDCHYCAQASSATADIETYPLKPDAEILAEAARAYESGAYRYCIVMSGRGPSPKRVAHLAELIRTVKARYPIEVCLSAGLIDVESAGVLKAAGLDRLNHNLNTSETHYPKICSTHTYQDRMETLRAAQAVGLACCSGVIVGMGEGTDDLIKVAKALRELEVASLPVNFFLPISGTQLSESVTENPQDVPVPLTPDYCLRVLCLYRFLNPKAEIRIAAGREHHLRSMEVMALYPANSMFIDGYLNAKGAAASHTLRMITDAGFTIRTNREDLAGLEERKDDVILKELRVLRPQLGSNV, encoded by the coding sequence ATGAAAACAGAATTTTATCAAGACTTAACAGCCATCAGCCTCAGCGGTGAACTACTGTCCGAGGCTACTTGCGAGAAACTGCTAACAGCATCGGAGATAGAATTACTCCCGCTTTTGGATGCGGCATATCAGGTTCGTAAAACCCATTTTCAGAATGAGGTCCAACTGCATATCCTTAACAACGCTCAAAACGGCTACTGTCCAGAGGATTGCCACTATTGCGCGCAGGCAAGTTCTGCAACGGCAGATATTGAGACTTATCCCTTAAAACCTGATGCCGAGATTCTGGCGGAGGCTGCGCGCGCTTATGAATCTGGGGCGTATCGCTACTGCATTGTCATGAGTGGACGCGGTCCCTCGCCGAAACGGGTTGCACACCTCGCAGAACTCATCCGCACTGTCAAGGCACGCTATCCGATCGAAGTGTGTCTCTCTGCTGGATTGATCGATGTGGAATCTGCTGGTGTCTTGAAAGCCGCTGGATTGGACAGGTTAAATCACAACCTGAATACCTCCGAAACTCACTATCCGAAGATATGTAGCACACACACTTATCAGGATAGGATGGAGACATTGCGGGCTGCGCAGGCAGTTGGACTCGCTTGCTGTTCAGGCGTGATCGTCGGAATGGGCGAGGGGACGGATGACTTAATTAAAGTGGCGAAAGCACTCCGAGAACTTGAGGTCGCTTCATTGCCGGTCAACTTTTTCTTACCGATATCTGGCACGCAGTTATCGGAATCTGTTACGGAGAACCCACAGGATGTGCCTGTTCCTTTAACCCCGGATTATTGTCTTCGCGTGTTGTGTTTGTATCGGTTCCTAAATCCGAAGGCAGAGATACGGATAGCCGCGGGCAGGGAACATCATTTACGAAGCATGGAGGTGATGGCACTCTATCCGGCAAATTCGATGTTTATAGATGGCTATTTGAATGCCAAAGGTGCGGCGGCATCTCACACGCTCCGGATGATTACGGACGCGGGGTTCACTATACGGACAAATCGAGAAGACTTGGCGGGGCTAGAAGAGAGGAAAGATGATGTAATTCTGAAAGAGTTGAGAGTCCTTCGTCCTCAGTTGGGATCCAATGTTTAG
- a CDS encoding dihydroorotate dehydrogenase electron transfer subunit, which translates to MRNDRSLNTYDVQTVILSNEEVAEAHYLLRCECAEIAQHARPGQFVHVMVSQDTGMLLRRPFTIYTVEGNEITMLYQIIGDGTKRLSEMLKGEPLQVLGPLGNTFDFTTKPEPAILVGGGAGIASLMLLAVALRKKGIQALGLVGAQRRSRLLSVADLESIGISVHIATDDGSIGHHGYVTDILADLLEKTDGSCPIIYACGPHGMLSAVTKIAIEFGVPAQIAMENRMGCAMGVCLGCVCPVRIDADRIEYQRVCTEGPVFNAADIAWDVS; encoded by the coding sequence ATGCGAAATGACCGTTCGTTGAATACCTATGATGTCCAGACCGTTATTCTTTCTAACGAGGAAGTTGCGGAAGCACATTACCTATTGCGTTGTGAGTGTGCGGAAATCGCACAGCATGCACGTCCAGGGCAGTTCGTCCACGTTATGGTTTCGCAAGATACCGGTATGCTGCTCCGCCGTCCCTTCACTATCTATACGGTAGAAGGGAACGAAATAACGATGCTCTATCAGATTATTGGGGACGGAACGAAACGGTTGTCAGAGATGCTCAAGGGTGAGCCGTTACAGGTACTCGGACCACTCGGCAATACGTTTGATTTTACGACAAAGCCTGAACCTGCAATACTTGTCGGTGGAGGTGCCGGTATTGCCTCGCTTATGTTGCTTGCTGTGGCATTGCGTAAGAAGGGTATACAAGCACTCGGATTAGTAGGAGCGCAGCGTCGCTCCCGACTTTTGAGTGTGGCGGATTTGGAATCTATCGGTATCTCGGTCCATATTGCTACGGATGATGGGAGTATCGGGCATCACGGATATGTTACTGATATCCTCGCGGATTTGCTTGAGAAAACCGATGGGTCCTGCCCGATAATTTATGCGTGCGGACCACACGGGATGCTTTCTGCTGTCACAAAGATTGCCATTGAGTTTGGAGTGCCCGCGCAAATTGCTATGGAGAATCGGATGGGATGTGCTATGGGAGTGTGTCTCGGTTGTGTTTGCCCCGTCCGGATAGATGCGGATCGTATCGAATATCAACGTGTTTGTACTGAGGGCCCCGTCTTTAATGCAGCCGATATTGCGTGGGACGTTTCTTAG
- a CDS encoding metallophosphoesterase family protein: MKNVLKFRSDQRFKIVQFTDIHWHNGESPDQQSAALMERIAKDESPDLIVLTGDILSGGGCHDAADSLREVVKVVEGCGTPWAAVFGNHDDEGTADRHELMAVMQEGTLSLAQPGPAEVPGVGNYILPIQSSEEDASAALLYFIDSGSYSQTNIEGYDWIKREQIVWYLQESAKFTADAGHPLPALAFFHIPIPEYDEVWDFHTCYGVKYENVCPPQINTGFFAAMHEAGDVMGTFVGHEHINDFWGDLHGIRLCYGRATGYNTYGRDGFPRGARVIELQEGVRQFETWLHLDDDTTVLTQPEHTPMQRTFTED; encoded by the coding sequence GTGAAAAATGTATTGAAATTCCGCAGTGATCAACGTTTTAAAATCGTGCAATTCACTGATATTCATTGGCATAACGGTGAATCACCCGACCAGCAATCAGCAGCGTTGATGGAACGAATTGCCAAAGATGAATCCCCGGATTTAATTGTGCTGACCGGTGATATTTTATCCGGGGGCGGGTGCCACGATGCCGCCGACTCCCTCCGAGAAGTTGTTAAAGTTGTAGAGGGATGTGGAACACCGTGGGCGGCGGTTTTCGGTAACCACGATGACGAAGGTACCGCTGATCGCCATGAATTGATGGCTGTCATGCAAGAAGGCACGCTATCTCTGGCACAGCCAGGACCGGCAGAGGTACCCGGGGTCGGAAATTACATTTTACCCATCCAAAGTTCTGAGGAAGATGCGTCCGCAGCACTTCTCTATTTCATTGATTCCGGCAGCTACTCACAAACAAATATTGAGGGCTACGATTGGATTAAACGGGAACAAATTGTATGGTACTTGCAAGAATCCGCAAAGTTCACGGCTGACGCGGGACATCCACTTCCTGCACTCGCCTTTTTCCACATCCCAATTCCCGAATATGACGAGGTATGGGATTTTCATACCTGCTATGGGGTAAAATACGAAAATGTTTGTCCGCCCCAAATTAACACCGGTTTTTTTGCAGCGATGCACGAAGCGGGCGATGTTATGGGTACCTTTGTCGGGCATGAACACATTAACGATTTCTGGGGAGATTTGCATGGGATTCGTCTCTGTTATGGACGCGCGACAGGCTACAACACTTATGGGAGAGACGGATTTCCCCGTGGGGCACGCGTAATTGAGTTGCAGGAGGGTGTGCGACAATTCGAGACATGGCTCCATCTGGACGATGACACAACAGTCCTCACACAACCTGAGCATACGCCGATGCAACGAACTTTTACTGAAGATTAA
- a CDS encoding STAS domain-containing protein — translation MRANSQISIRHEGKIAIFDITGYLTDASEPILSDAYADIEVQNAEKVLLNFERRSFITSSGFGEIIRLLWKMREKGQVMRVAHPSTQVRNIFNTIGLTQSIGVFESEEEALEDF, via the coding sequence GTGAGAGCAAATTCTCAAATCTCTATTCGACACGAAGGAAAAATCGCGATATTTGACATTACGGGGTATCTCACCGACGCTTCTGAACCTATTCTAAGTGATGCCTACGCTGACATAGAGGTACAGAACGCAGAAAAAGTCCTGCTTAACTTTGAGCGACGTAGCTTCATCACAAGTAGTGGGTTCGGTGAGATTATTAGATTGCTCTGGAAGATGCGAGAAAAAGGGCAAGTTATGCGTGTTGCACATCCATCCACACAGGTCCGAAATATCTTCAACACCATCGGCCTGACACAAAGCATAGGCGTTTTTGAATCCGAAGAGGAAGCACTCGAAGACTTTTAA